CCGGGTCAGGTCGGTAAGGGCGCGGCGCACCAGCGCCGCCGTCTCGAGGGTGCCACTGCTGTCGGCGGCGGCGCGCACGGCGGCGTCCGCTTGCGCCGCCGGGTAGCCCAACGCCATCAGCGCCCGCACGGCATCGGCCGCCGGGGAGGCCACCGGCGCGGCGGCCGGCAGGTCGTCCATCCGGTCGCCGAGCTCCAGCACGATGCGCTCCGCCTTCTTGCGACCGATGCCCGAGACGGAGGCAAGCACGGCGAGGTCCTTGTCGCGGACCGCGCGGACGGTGCGTTCGGCGCCGAGGGTCGAGAGAATCGCCAACGCCAATCGTGCCCCCACGCCGGCGGCGCCCATGAGGCGGCGGAAGACGGCCCGCTCCACGGCGCCATCGAAGCCGAAGAGCATCCAGGCGTCCTCGCGCACGACGAGTTCGGTGAGCAGGCGCACCTCGCTCCCGACCGCGGGCAGTCGCTCGAAGGTGCCGAGCGGCACCTCGACCAGGTAGCCGACGCCCCCGGAG
The Gemmatimonadota bacterium DNA segment above includes these coding regions:
- the ruvA gene encoding Holliday junction branch migration protein RuvA, coding for MIASLRGTLAVRDPSGIVVETSGGVGYLVEVPLGTFERLPAVGSEVRLLTELVVREDAWMLFGFDGAVERAVFRRLMGAAGVGARLALAILSTLGAERTVRAVRDKDLAVLASVSGIGRKKAERIVLELGDRMDDLPAAAPVASPAADAVRALMALGYPAAQADAAVRAAADSSGTLETAALVRRALTDLTRK